The Brassica napus cultivar Da-Ae chromosome C7, Da-Ae, whole genome shotgun sequence genome has a segment encoding these proteins:
- the LOC106410430 gene encoding dolichol-phosphate mannosyltransferase subunit 1, with translation MAEEKERKGDGKHKYSIIVPTYNERLNIALIVYLIFKHLRDVDFEIIVVDDGSPDGTQEIVKQLQHLYGEDRILLRARAKKLGLGTAYIHGLKHATGDFVVIMDADLSHHPKYLPSFIKKQLETNASIVTGTRYVKGGGVHGWNLMRKLTSRGANVLAQTLLWPGVSDLTGSFRLYKKSVLEDVISSCVSKGYVFQMEMIVRATRKGYHIEEVPITFVDRVFGTSKLGGSEIVEYLKGLVYLLLTT, from the exons ATGGCGGAGGAGAAGGAGAGGAAAGGAGATGGAAAGCACAAGTATAGCATAATCGTTCCTACCTACAACGAGCGCCTCAATATCGCCCTCATCGTCTACCTCATCTTCAAGCATCTCCG GGATGTTGATTTTGAGATAATTGTTGTGGATGATGGGAGTCCTGATGGCACACAAGAAATCGTCAAGCAACTTCAGCACTTGTATGGTGAAGACCGCATT CTTCTAAGAGCTCGAGccaagaagcttggtttgg GAACTGCGTATATCCATGGTTTGAAGCATGCTACAGGTGATTTCGTCGTAATCATGGATGCTGATCTTTCGCATCAT CCAAAGTATTTACCAAGTTTCATCAA GAAACAACTAGAGACAAATGCAAGTATAGTAACGGGTACACGATATGTGAAAGGTGGTGGTGTACACGGGTGGAATCTTATGCGTAAACTCACAAGCAGAGGAGCGAATGTGCTAGCTCAAACACTTTTATGGCCTGGTGTATCTGATTTAACCGGATCCTTCCG gCTATACAAGAAATCTGTGCTTGAGGACGTGATAAGTTCATGTGTGAGTAAAGGTTATGTCTTTCAGATGGAGATGATTGTTCGTGCTACCAGAAAAGGATACCATATTGAagag GTGCCGATCACTTTTGTGGATAGAGTCTTTGGAACTTCGAAGCTGGGAGGATCTGAAATAGTGGAATATCTAAAAGGGCTCGTCTATCTTCTCCTAACGACTTAA